ACAACAGCAAGAATGGCAGAACACACCAAACACCCAGAGCCAACACCCAGTACGCCATCCACCCCTCACATTCCCATACAGCACCCAATAACTAAACGATTAGGACCAGCCTCAATCTTCAGCGAAGCACCAGAGGTCGTCTCCGCAGAGCATCAACACAAAGGCCCTGTGAGCCCCTGTTCCAAAACCTATTTACCAGCCGGCCAGTCCCTCATATCCACCCTGTACTCCAGCCACACCCCACCCACAATACATGGCCCCCCAGAAAAACAATACCCAGACCAGCCTGACTCACTTGGCCAAACACAGGCCCACGACGCGTTGACACCAATCTCTGCTCTACCCGAGAAGGCATACCAAGACCAGGCCCTGTCCCCGTACTCTCAGACACAAGCACACCTCCAGGGCTGCCCGCAGCAGTTCTATGCGCCTTCTGGTCATCCTAGTGGATATGCTACGGTCGTACCGCTGCACTGTGTCCAGTCTGCGCCGTGTCCGGTTGATTGTCCTGTTTGTGGAAAGCGGGAGATGACTAGTGTTGAGTTTGTTAATGGTGGAACTACGCAGTAAgttggggttttttttcgtcCGTGGAAAAGTGCATTTGGTGGTTGACTCGTTGGTATAGTGGCTGGGCTGCTATTCTTTGCATGTGTTTCTGTCTCGGCTGTATCCCTTACTTGATGTCCTCGCTGAAGGATGCTGAGCATTCTTGTGGGAAGTGTGGTACTAAGCTTGCAAGATGGCATAAAAGTGGGCGTGTGAATGTTTTGCAGACTGGGGCGAGGAAGTGAGGGTCTGTTTAATTCGCTCgtcttgtcttttttggggggctCTTGATACCACTTTACGTTTGACGTCATTGGTGGAAGCTTGAGTTGGGCGTTCCATAACGACCTGAATTTATTTGAAAATCGTGTCAACTGGCAGATGTGGTAGACGTAAGAACAAGTGATACGCAAAGCCAACCTCGTATTCGATAGGGAATCCCTTTACGTGCATCTTTCGGAAAACGACAAGTCCCAGGTAGCTGTGGTCATCACATCAGTACTCTGGGCTATTGGAACTTGTCGTGGTCGGTCAGGAATGTTTAATCTTACTTGATTCTTTGTTTGAAATTGTCACCTGATCGGGGTACGTTGTAGTGGTGTGGTTCCAAGTTGGCTTGTTCTTCTTAAAGAATGATTCAGCAATGACCTAGCCAAGCGCTTGCGTGTAGAGAGCATTCAAGTTTCAAAATCGGTCTCCAATGTCCTCGTTCTATCGTTCCGAGCTCACAGCCATGTTCCCTAGATGAAGGGCCCACGAAACGTTGTGGCACCAGATCGGCTTCATGGGTGGCTGAATCTCCATATTGGATGTGGTAGCCTTGTATCTTCATGAATTCGGCACGTCTGTTCGGAGTTAGTACAATCGAAGTTAGCCAGGAAAACGGAAGGATGATGATGCTGCTGCTCACGAGATTTTGATTCCCATGTTCGATCTGGCGAACAGACATATGAATGAAGCACAAGGGCAGGATGGCTGTGTATTCTACATCTCCGAGTCTTATTGTGGGCTCTGATCCGGGGGTGTTTGTAGAGCAAACCTCAGTCTTGTTTCTCTAGGGGCATTTGGAACATTCTTCCAGCTAATCAGGAGTCTCAATGAGGTAGgattcaaagcagcttcCTTCTGCAGGCAGCCTTTGCACTCTTCTCGTTGTTTTTCCAGATGCTTTGAATGATTTCAGTCTCAAAGTTGGCACTAGTTTCTCCCTATCTTTATTTAACGCTTCCGATGTCCGCATCAGTCCGTCGCGACGAACTGCCTCACGGCGGAGAGCCATTGTTGAGCGCAGTTGGACCTGGAACCAACTTAGCGTTCATTTGACAGGTCTACAACCTCTGACATAGTAAAAGTGGGTTGAAAGTTGCGAAAGGTAAGTGCGGGCGTGCTTTTCGTCTAGCCAACAGCGGTTTAGAGAAAGGTGAGTGACTCCTGGTGGCCGGCCAGCTTGGAGACATATTTGTCACTCGAAGTCTGCCTGACTGTGATCGTAATGTCTCCCGTGCGTTACTTCTGAGCCATGAATGAAGGGTATCTCGAAGGAGCTCCTATTCCAGAAGCTGGCACCGATCAAAATTCATCGCCAAGGCGCTATCATGTAGTTCCGTATTGTCGCAAATAGGGGGCTAAGACCATGGCCAGACTTTTCAGTTCAGTTGGACATAGCTAATCACTTCAAATCTCCGCACATCAGTTCACCATCAGTGGCCGTGCGGCCAACAGTGTAGCCTTAGAAAATCAAGGTTGTGACAGTGTACATACTGGTAGAAAGATGAAGTGATGACGAGTTATAAATATGTAGGAAATGGAGAAAGATAAATGGGAAAGAGGggggaagagaggaagaagaacatCTGGGAGCAGAAACTCCATTTGCCTCAGGCAGCAAGGCCTAACACATCATTGACAAGAACGTCTTGGGCATTAGAGCATCTTTCTCTCTGCGCCATCTGGTTTTGACCTTCATCAGATCGGGGTAAAGGAACCCGTCGAAAACCATTCCATCAGAAGATTAAAATGCTATGTCTTACAATTTGAGTCATCTGAGTCGGATACAATGGTTATTGTCGCCCAAGTGGACACAATGAAGATTGGAACATCACGTCTAATAGGCCAAAGATCCTTGAGAATTTGTTCTGCAGATAATTGTTCACAGACAGGAACAAAGAGTGTCGTCATGAAACCAAGACAACGCCCTAAACCCTATCTTTGTAGGATCACTTCCCTTTGTTCATCGACTCGGCTTTATACTTGCCTATTGGAGACTCCCTCAACCTCCAGATGAAGGGATATATAAAGCCCGATCCTCGCGTAGACCTCAGATGACAGCAGAACATTCATCTCATCATATCTCATCCCATCTCATATCCTCTGCGATATTCTCTTTGCTTTCTAATTCATCTGTTTCATTTCTCTGTTTCTAGAGAATGTGTGGACACACCTACCACCACTATCCCAGCTGCGGACACATTTCCAACTGGAGCATGATTAGCTGCCAAGAGTACACCAACAAGCTCCGCCTAGCCGGTCCAGAGCGCAGCGTATCCTGCACTCGGATCAAATCCTCTCACGACCTTCTCCTCTCCACCCAGCCCAGCATGTGCGTACAGTGCGAGAGGGAGTGGGTCGAGAACCTTTTCTCCCACGGAAATCATCAGACCCAAACCTCCACTTCCTACCGGAAAATTGAGGGCCTGGATGCTAACCAGATCATTGAAGTTAAGGCACGCATGGTGAGTGATTCTAC
Above is a genomic segment from Penicillium digitatum chromosome 3, complete sequence containing:
- a CDS encoding LPS-induced tumor necrosis factor alpha factor, with protein sequence MAEHTKHPEPTPRPASIFSEAPEVVSAEHQHKGPVSPCSKTYLPAGQSLISTLYSSHTPPTIHGPPEKQYPDQPDSLGQTQAHDALTPISALPEKAYQDQALSPYSQTQAHLQGCPQQFYAPSGHPSGYATVVPLHCVQSAPCPVDCPVCGKREMTSVEFVNGGTTQ